From Thalassococcus sp. S3, one genomic window encodes:
- a CDS encoding SDR family NAD(P)-dependent oxidoreductase produces MKLAGKTAIITGGGRDIGGAVARKLAAEGANVAINYYASSKGADAVVTDIEKAGGNAIALQGDLNDPEAVEALVEKTMATFGGVDILVNNAGGLIARKTIAEMELEHWDAVMSLNLTSTFLMTKACLQHMKTGAIVNLASQAGRDGGGPGAVAYATAKGAVMTMTRGLAKELGPDIRVNALCPGMIDTDFHNIHTPDAGRRGFESNAPLKRQGNVEDTANLVLFLACEDSAFVTGANIDINGGMLFS; encoded by the coding sequence ATGAAACTCGCAGGCAAGACCGCCATCATCACCGGCGGAGGCCGGGACATAGGTGGGGCCGTGGCGCGGAAACTGGCCGCGGAAGGCGCGAACGTGGCGATCAATTACTATGCCAGTTCAAAGGGTGCCGATGCCGTTGTCACGGATATCGAAAAGGCCGGAGGCAATGCTATCGCACTGCAAGGCGATCTGAACGATCCCGAGGCCGTCGAGGCGCTGGTCGAAAAGACAATGGCAACCTTTGGCGGCGTTGACATTCTGGTCAACAATGCCGGCGGACTGATCGCACGAAAGACCATTGCCGAGATGGAACTTGAGCATTGGGACGCGGTGATGTCGTTGAACCTGACCAGCACGTTTCTGATGACAAAGGCCTGTCTGCAACACATGAAAACGGGTGCAATCGTCAATCTGGCCAGTCAGGCGGGACGCGATGGCGGAGGGCCGGGTGCCGTGGCCTACGCCACCGCAAAGGGCGCGGTGATGACCATGACACGGGGGCTGGCCAAGGAATTGGGCCCCGACATCCGCGTAAATGCGCTGTGTCCGGGCATGATCGATACGGATTTTCACAATATCCACACGCCGGATGCGGGCCGCCGGGGTTTTGAATCCAATGCGCCCCTCAAGCGTCAGGGCAACGTGGAAGATACGGCCAATCTGGTCCTGTTCCTTGCCTGCGAGGACAGCGCCTTTGTGACCGGAGCGAATATCGACATAAACGGGGGCATGCTGTTCTCGTGA